A genomic region of Eucalyptus grandis isolate ANBG69807.140 chromosome 5, ASM1654582v1, whole genome shotgun sequence contains the following coding sequences:
- the LOC104446717 gene encoding uncharacterized protein LOC104446717 translates to MANCEELPQEILELIARRLVIEDFLAFRGVCTSWRSAAAKETYNTKSKAPWLMNYVDNQRAEFCSPPTWRIYPMRVPGSHVRTFSAPGWILASRGDREYHIFNPLSRVSIELPALKKLRRKSRLSVQLNGPKRLKCRHPRINRIALSSGPSSSRSYIVMIHIHESLGPLGFAFHRSEEDAWMAVSPAMHLRRSTVLQLIFYDGLFVALDAAKQIMTFNERKRRMESRLILGQNIFEGHPYLVECSGSLMAAWTIWGEGYGPVKRIRVFKVDLEKGTDEEVKSLGNASLFLNGNSSFSVEFNAESFLLGIKPNHVYFVDNVDEKKKSYSRDNGEVGTYLVATSCHDYAATWFQPDFTTFL, encoded by the coding sequence ATGGCGAATTGCGAAGAACTCCCACAAGAGATCCTAGAACTCATCGCTCGAAGGCTAGTCATAGAAGACTTTTTAGCCTTTCGAGGGGTGTGCACATCATGGCGGTCCGCTGCCGCCAAAGAGACGTACAACACCAAGTCGAAAGCCCCGTGGCTCATGAATTATGTGGACAACCAAAGAGCCGAGTTCTGCAGCCCCCCTACATGGAGAATTTACCCGATGCGGGTGCCAGGATCTCATGTCCGGACCTTCTCTGCACCAGGATGGATCCTCGCGTCACGGGGGGACAGGGAATACCATATCTTCAATCCGCTTTCGCGCGTCAGCATCGAACTCCCTGCCTTGAAGAAGCTTCGCCGCAAGTCACGTCTCAGTGTGCAACTCAATGGGCCGAAGAGGCTCAAATGCCGCCATCCCCGAATCAACAGGATCGCGTTGTCCTCAGGCCCTTCTTCATCCAGGAGCTACATAGTCATGATCCATATTCATGAGAGTCTTGGACCACTAGGGTTTGCCTTCCACAGATCAGAAGAAGATGCATGGATGGCAGTGAGTCCAGCGATGCATCTGCGTCGGTCCACCGTCCTTCAACTGATTTTTTACGATGGGCTATTTGTGGCCTTGGATGCGGCTAAGCAAATAATGACCTTTAACGAGAGAAAGCGTCGCATGGAATCGCGACTAATTCTAGGTCAGAACATTTTCGAAGGTCATCCGTATCTCGTTGAATGTTCAGGCTCATTGATGGCGGCATGGACGATATGGGGCGAAGGGTATGGACCCGTGAAAAGGATCCGAGTTTTCAAAGTTGATTTGGAGAAGGGAACTGATGAAGAGGTCAAGAGCTTGGGGAACGCATCTCTCTTCTTGAATGGCAACTCTTCGTTCTCGGTGGAGTTCAACGCCGAGTCTTTCCTCCTCGGGATCAAGCCAAACCATGTCTATTTCGTGGATAACGTagatgagaagaagaagagttacAGCAGGGACAACGGTGAGGTTGGGACATACCTCGTTGCAACTAGCTGTCACGATTATGCAGCCACATGGTTCCAACCTGATTTTACTACTttcttatga